A region from the Prionailurus viverrinus isolate Anna chromosome E2, UM_Priviv_1.0, whole genome shotgun sequence genome encodes:
- the THAP11 gene encoding THAP domain-containing protein 11, translating into MPGFTCCVPGCYNNSHRDKALHFYTFPKDAELRRLWLKNVSRAGVSGCFSTFQPTTGHRLCSVHFQGGRKTYTVRVPTIFPLRGVNERKVARRPAGAAAARRRQQQQQQQQQQQQQQQQQQQPPQQQSSPSASTAQASQLQPNLVSASAAVLLTLQAAVDSSQAPGSVPPAPTTPTGEDVKPIDLTVQVEFAAAEGAAAAAAASELEAATAGLEAAECPMGPQLVVVGEEGFPDTGSDHSYSLSSGTTEEELLRKLNEQRDILALMEVKMKEMKGSIRHLRLTEAKLREELREKDRLLAMAVIRKKHGM; encoded by the coding sequence ATGCCAGGCTTTACGTGCTGCGTGCCGGGCTGCTACAACAACTCACACCGGGACAAGGCGCTGCACTTCTACACGTTTCCCAAGGACGCTGAACTGCGGCGTCTCTGGCTCAAGAACGTGTCCCGCGCTGGCGTCAGTGGGTGCTTCTCCACCTTTCAGCCCACCACGGGCCACCGTCTCTGCAGCGTCCACTTCCAGGGCGGCCGCAAGACCTACACGGTGCGCGTCCCTACCATCTTCCCGCTGCGTGGCGTCAACGAGCGCAAAGTAGCACGCAGACCCGCCGGGGCTGCAGCCGCTCGCCGCaggcagcagcaacaacaacagcagcagcaacaacaacagcagcagcagcagcagcaacagccgCCGCAGCAGCAGTCGTCGCCGTCAGCCTCCACTGCCCAGGCCTCCCAGCTGCAGCCGAACCTGGTGTCTGCCTCTGCTGCTGTGCTTCTCACCCTTCAGGCCGCTGTAGACAGCAGCCAGGCTCCGGGGTCCGTGCCCCCAGCTCCCACCACTCCCACAGGCGAAGACGTGAAACCCATCGACCTGACCGTGCAAGTGGAGTTCGCCGCCGCCGAGggcgcagccgccgccgccgccgcgtcGGAGCTAGAGGCTGCTACAGCAGGGCTGGAGGCCGCAGAGTGCCCTATGGGTCCCCAGTTGGTGGTGGTGGGTGAAGAGGGCTTCCCTGATACTGGCTCCGACCACTCATACTCGTTGTCGTCAGGCACCACGGAGGAGGAGCTCCTGCGCAAGCTGAACGAGCAGCGGGACATCCTGGCACTGATGGAGGTGaagatgaaggaaatgaaaggcagcATCCGCCACCTGCGTCTCACTGAGGCCAAGCTACGAGAAGAACTCCGTGAGAAGGATCGGCTGCTGGCCATGGCTGTCATCCGAAAGAAGCACGGAATGtga